A single region of the Plasmodium chabaudi chabaudi strain AS genome assembly, chromosome: 3 genome encodes:
- a CDS encoding CIR protein encodes MSYNQACKLFSELDELFNSNSVDEDSFNGLSVLYNEYCPQDKNGDKKCITDYDRISAVAGYLFMYFITENGIDINNNNDYYIQYFVMWISNKLYEIATNNSKYLNQSYEINLDKSIGNFDFLNSRDDTKELKDANITIMNILYLLFKEICKAVWMDQGKSTEMYKHTTQITQCFIIYTALSKFVNPCSPYLELLDHLKTLYDDYRDAAIQNKIHGKYTPDLLRRFPEIDKTTQKFNFTSPECKKVHEQLIKNAQKLIKEEKEKEEGNGKAEKKEKINGYEEEEEDEGDDEGDDEGQDDDALSSLLKLLTSGDDNNKEPGNVKSQDRKLEKRDESKDSRSELQIPEKSNKSATVTQGKSSKNVTHNTNAQPGKKSTPATPGKPPPGKPATTKPEAKNPKAKNPKATKPAAPSKSQLKPETQQKTQQQTLAQPTTGRPSSTASSIITTSPTDTQTSNTTASSGTKSESLKLSRSEEPSNPQKETKIPPKAPKTSTTQPEAQPKIAAKVTSPQTESVKTVPAQTAAKKTNVKKPEAVKPVPAKPPAASSTTTKQSLAQPQRQPPSRPNTSETGKLARSEASPQPSSAKPPATPQPLEKSPKTLLPKAPGTSTTAPTGEKVPTITKTSKSTTSSNTTTLPNTTTLSIPITTSKITVPSKTLSSTATSTGETTSITSSSIKSALTGQNGASKESSRVKRSPESGGLINSSETGSGNTGGQLSSQHIIQEDPGGSSKKDTGAPMNQVNSSSLNPQPQNQTLGSNNRGNQPKNEYDRSPDTQNKVGNGQGNADTRNKTGPSSDISNQPQSPNPKQGDTGSGLESLGKKSTNNTPNKTGNVDNPPPRPKAQSQAMGSGDQGNGGVTSPNVQNSGNGIPNGIDNGTRGTKDNAGTGKSGEGNSNGVTVNNQEDKNKKIVQSQSIDNKHGSSSSESVDINSGTGVSGNITGDKDANKGSSGGGSGVSSNGSNISGSGINTDKQPQKVLPSPSPSATPSTTLSSSVHGTIPIEPITTNASSGEKAKSDISSIENTLNSQDAITKRSSRRKRSATPESSISISSSGQGVTSDASSSTTVTDVKINEKSSIWCISSNKKCNIIGIGIIGISIFVFLAFMYKYLPFGSRKKSKKKKITKKVINLVDGRKMEKTFIKSIDREKKSNIIINSGDNKKIAKIIMNSDDTNKPIKMAINPWDEKRMTHITINSDDNIKPIKEAINPWDEKQKTDITINSEHTKKYTKSVINSGDRKKTKIIVNSVNEKISLLNIYKFMKADPMPFINLFFLLIFYVYKRKRNTIE; translated from the exons ATGAGCTACAACCAAGCG TGTAAACTATTTTCTGAACTTGATGAACTTTTTAATAGCAATTCTGTTGATGAGGATAGTTTTAATGGCCTGTCTGTTTTATACAATGAATATTGTCCTcaagataaaaatggagataaaaaatgtattactGATTATGATAGAATAAGCGCTGTTGCaggatatttatttatgtattttataacAGAAAATGGtatagatataaataataataatgactattatattcaatattttgttatgtGGATCagtaataaattatatgaaatagCAACAAATAATTCTAAATATCTAAATCAGTCATATGAAATTAATTTAGATAAATCTATAGggaattttgattttttgaATAGTAGAGATGATACAAAGGAATTGAAGGATGCTAATATTACgattatgaatattttatatcttttatttaagGAAATTTGTAAAGCAGTTTGGATGGATCAAGGAAAAAGTACAGAAATGTATAAGCATACAACCCAAATCACTCAAtgctttattatatatacagcACTTTCTAAATTTGTTAATCCGTGTAGTCCATATCTTGAATTATTGgatcatttaaaaacattatatGATGACTATAGAGACGCTGctattcaaaataaaattcacGGTAAATATACACCTGATCTTCTTAGAAGATTCCCAGAGATAGATAAAACAACGCAGAAATTTAATTTCACAAGTCCAGAATGCAAGAAAGTGCATGAAcagttaataaaaaatgctcAAAAGCTTattaaagaagaaaaagaaaaagaagaagGAAACGGAAAagcagaaaaaaaagaaaaaataaatggttATGAAGAAGAAGAGGAAGACGAAGGGGACGACGAAGGGGACGACGAAGGGCAGGATGATGACGCATTAAGTAGTCTTTTGAAATTATTAACCTCTggtgatgataataataaagagcCTGGAAATGTGAAATCACAAGATAGGAAACTTGAAAAAAGAGATGAATCAAAAGATTCACGAAGTGAACTACAAATCCCTGAAAAATCTAACAAATCCGCCACAGTAACTCAAGGAAAATCTTCCAAGAATGTAACACATAATACAAATGCTCAACCAGGAAAAAAATCAACACCCGCAACACCTGGAAAACCACCACCTGGGAAGCCAGCAACTACAAAACCAGAAGCTAAAAATCCAAAAGCTAAAAACCCCAAAGCTACAAAACCTGCAGCACCATCGAAATCACAACTAAAGCCAGAAACACAACAGAAAACACAGCAACAAACACTTGCACAGCCAACAACTGGACGACCATCATCTACAGCATCATCTATAATTACAACATCGCCAACAGATACACAAACATCAAACACAACAGCATCATCAGGTACAAAATCAGAATCTTTAAAACTATCACGATCAGAAGAACCATCAAATCCacaaaaagaaacaaaaatacCACCCAAAGCACCAAAAACATCAACTACACAACCAGAAGCACAACCGAAAATAGCTGCAAAAGTGACATCTCCACAAACAGAATCTGTAAAAACAGTACCTGCGCAAACAGCagctaaaaaaacaaacgTTAAAAAACCAGAAGCTGTAAAACCAGTACCTGCAAAACCACCAGCAGCATCATCAACAACTACAAAACAATCACTTGCACAACCACAACGACAGCCACCATCAAGACCTAACACATCAGAAACTGGAAAACTAGCACGATCAGAAGCATCGCCACAACCATCATCTGCAAAACCACCAGCAACACCACAACCATTAGAAAAATCACCAAAAACTTTGCTACCTAAAGCACCTGGAACAAGCACAACAGCACCAACAGGTGAAAAAGTACCAACAATTACAAAAACATCAAAGTCTACAACATCGTCAAACACTACAACATTACCAAACACAACAACATTATCGATACCTATAACAACATCAAAGATTACAGTACCATCAAAAACTCTATCATCTACAGCAACATCAACAGGTGAAACAACTTCGATAACTAGCTCATCAATAAAAAGCGCATTAACTGGACAAAATGGTGCTTCAAAAGAATCATCTCGAGTAAAAAGATCACCCGAATCTGGAGGTTTAATAAATAGTTCAGAAACTGGATCAGGGAATACAGGAGGTCAATTATCAAGCCAGCATATCATCCAAGAAGACCCAGGGGGTAGTTCAAAAAAAGATACAGGAGCACCAATGAACCAAGTCAATAGTTCATCATTAAACCCTCAACCACAAAATCAAACATTGGGATCGAATAATCGAGGAAACCAaccaaaaaatgaatatgacAGATCGCCAGATACACAGAATAAAGTAGGAAATGGCCAAGGCAATGCAGATACTAGAAATAAAACAGGTCCCTCAAGCGATATAAGCAATCAACCTCAAAGTCCAAATCCTAAGCAAGGAGATACTGGTAGTGGGTTAGAAAGTTTAGGGAAAAAATCAACAAATAATACACCAAATAAAACAGGTAATGTGGATAATCCCCCACCAAGACCCAAAGCACAAAGTCAAGCAATGGGGTCGGGAGATCAAGGGAATGGGGGAGTTACTTCACCAAACGTGCAAAACAGTGGGAATGGTATACCAAACGGTATAGATAATGGAACAAGAGGCACTAAAGATAATGCAGGCACTGGAAAAAGTGGGGAAGGAAATTCAAATGGCGTCACAGTAAATAATCAAGaagacaaaaataaaaaaatcgtTCAAAGTCAAAGTATAGATAATAAACACGGAAGTTCAAGTAGTGAATCAGTAGATATAAATAGTGGAACAGGAGTTTCAGGTAATATAACAGGAGATAAAGACGCCAATAAAGGAAGCTCAGGAGGTGGATCAGGAGTTTCGAGTAATGGATCCAATATTTCAGGGAGTGGGATAAATACAGATAAGCAACCACAAAAAGTTTTACCGTCTCCATCACCATCAGCTACACCATCAACAACATTATCATCTTCAGTACATGGAACCATTCCAATAGAACCAATAACTACAAATGCATCATCAGGTGAAAAGGCTAAGTCAGACATCTCATCAATAGAAAACACATTGAATAGTCAAGATGCTATTACAAAACGATCATCTCGAAGAAAGAGATCAGCTACTCCTGAAAGTTCAATAAGCATTTCATCCAGTGGGCAAGGAGTTACATCAGATGCATCATCAAGCACAACTGTAACTGACGTTAAAATTAACGAAAAATCATCAATATGGTGTATatcatcaaataaaaagtgtAACATAATAGGTATTGGTATTATAGGCATTTCAatattcgtttttttagcatttatgtataag taTTTACCATTTGGATCGCGAAAAAAAtcgaagaaaaaaaaaatcacgaaaaaagttataaattTGGTTGATGGAaggaaaatggaaaaaacatttataaaatcaattgatagagaaaaaaaatcgaatataattataaattcaggagataataaaaaaatagcgaAGATAATTATGAATTCTGATGATACGAACAAACCAATAAAAATGGCGATAAATCCATGGGATGAAAAACGAATGACACATATAACTATAAATTCAGATGATAATATCAAGCCAATAAAAGAGGCGATAAATCCATGGgatgaaaaacaaaagacAGATATAACTATAAATTCGGaacatacaaaaaaatatacaaaatccGTTATAAATTCAGGcgatagaaaaaaaacaaaaataattgtaaatTCAGTTAATGAgaaaatatcattattaaatatatacaaatttatgaAAGCCGATCCTATgccatttattaatttgttttttttgttaattttttatgtctacaaaagaaaaagaaacacTATAGaatga
- a CDS encoding CIR protein has translation MSEELCKAIDEIEDFVVFDSESKKYTFKDKILEAYCSLSGKGENGQCDTESLKLSSGFMGLLEYFKSIEDENLDDDKRAQYAILWFSYKIRQNANIEIEKNTMYDILRQNGWLSEHIESIEKIKDIMGIHFEYLNRLYRFLKGICETITNCNDPSKTSDCQESAKKCSELYRACIVQLPWREICNPYCSVLTNLKNDYDKFRKNNSDKDIPELELTEGLSECNVECSKQEKRHKGGGAAQNRSSDGSEIDTFTNASLPGPSVPTTSINNGNKIPYIAIPFILIPIILGISYKYLTPVWRKKSKRKAMKKIINLSDQKKA, from the exons ATGTCTGAGGAGTtg TGTAAAGCAATTGATGAGATCGAAGATTTTGTTGTCTTTGATTCAGAATCTAAAAAGTATACGTTTAAGGATAAGATCCTCGAAGCTTATTGTTCTCTCAGTGGAAAGGGGGAAAACGGACAATGTGATACTGAATCCCTAAAACTCAGCTCTGGTTTTATGGGATTGCtagaatattttaagagtattgaagatgaaaatttaGATGATGATAAACGTGCTCAATACGCTATTTTATGGTTTAGTTATAAAATTCGCCAAAATGCGAATATAGagattgaaaaaaatactatgTATGACATACTTAGGCAGAATGGTTGGCTTAGTGAACATATTGAATccatagaaaaaataaaagatataatgggaattcattttgaatatttgaACAGACTTTATAGATTCCTTAAAGGAATATGTGAAACAATTACTAACTGTAATGACCCTTCAAAGACCAGTGACTGTCAAGAGAGTGCTAAAAAATGTTCTGAATTGTATCGCGCATGTATTGTGCAATTACCCTGGAGAGAGATTTGTAATCCATATTGTAGTGTATtgacaaatttaaaaaatgattatgacaagtttagaaaaaataatagtgatAAGGATATTCCAGAATTGGAGCTCACAGAAGGATTATCCGAATGTAATGTGGAGTGTTCTAAACAAGAGAAACGGCATAAAGGCGGGGGTGCTGCACAGAATCGTTCGAGTGATGGTTCAGAAATAGATACATTCACCAATGCTAGTTTACCAGGTCCATCAGTACCCACCAcaagtataaataatggaaataagATACCCTATATTGCAattccatttattttaatacccATTATTTTAGGAATCTCATATAAG tATTTAACACCCGTATGGCGAAAAAAGTCGAAAAGAAAAGCCATGAAAAagattataaatttgagTGATCAAAAGAAAGCCTAA
- a CDS encoding CIR protein, producing MDKNVCKLFVDVDKLFTKGSVNETLFNDPYKNFCPKGGCNTNYDRLGALCGYLLAELPKLNNNPKGSEDNAHQNYEFIFMWLADKFLKISPDRSFSLNDYYEKVIVKQGENFNCWEKLDNKKDFKDSNLSIMSLFYQLFMNICSALMKNEISNFELKKFKDIDYDYYQIFDLINTQVSNCDPYVQLLINFKKTYDEYKGLVINKIPKNEHDNIYSLACSPINNNDDQPELLFESNGCKELHEFFQQIFQKHKPKKQLRRSKYSSNGEGKHKGSKKDAQQSTKKENQPPESKASDSSQKSDTQVQAIPKSSQNLQEASPNNNHVSSNAASVSKGMENVSENQVNSQELAKTRSRRSLSLQQNHHTPNHNESLSQLSETIVEKNPVESSDKLPDNVSGKAKIIKRSVPQDEPQNHEETTETNPSDSLPLENSESKSSNIESIIDYSVNIFQTCSSLFNDTVNKIEGHIHDMVISNVDDIVDKITKCQQIIQKVCSSIGQIQIVNDHQNGSEKSQNEKLEHSTSTKTTEETTGCLDGISSMLVSEPGSNVMELNGNINKLVPFKFGGYKVSIMALMVVSIPIVLAIMYKYLYYGWGKTSKKKKMVKKIINSHNGKRKVKKIINPIDGKRTLKTVINPIDGKNTSNIIISPINVKRTLKTVISSIDEENTENATISPNCEETNVKTTINSDCEKKTTIVIINSYDEKDVTIQSVKSSSPKTTSLKGYKHIFANPAPFINLFFLLIFFVYKRKYNFL from the exons ATGGACAAAAATGtg tgCAAATTATTTGTTGATGTTGATAAGCTTTTTACCAAGGGAAGTGTCAATGAAACACTATTTAATGAcccatataaaaatttttgtcCTAAAGGAGGATGTAATACTAATTATGATAGACTTGGCGCCTTATGCGGTTATTTACTTGCAGAATTGCCAAAATTGAATAACAACCCCAAGGGGAGTGAAGATAATGCTCATCAGAATTAcgaattcatttttatgtgGCTAGCTGACAAATTTCTCAAGATAAGTCCTGACCGTTCCTTTAGTTTAAATGATTATTATGAGAAGGTTATAGTTAAACAAGgagaaaattttaattgttGGGAAAAATtggataataaaaaagattttAAGGATAGTAATCTTTCTATTAtgtctttattttatcagctatttatgaatatatgtaGTGCacttatgaaaaatgaaatatccAACTTCgaactaaaaaaatttaaggATATTGATTATgattattatcaaatatttgatttaattaataCACAGGTTTCTAATTGTGATCCATATGTTCAATTAttgattaattttaaaaaaacatatgatgaatataaaggcttagttattaataaaattccaaaaaatgaacacgataatatatattctttagcGTGTTCgccaataaataataatgatgatcAGCCAGAATTACTATTTGAAAGTAATGGGTGTAAAGAATTGCACGAATTTTTTCAGCAAATTTTCCAAAAACATAAACCAAAAAAGCAACTGAGGCGATCAAAATATTCATCAAATGGTGAAGGAAAACATAAAGGATCTAAAAAAGACGCTCAGCAATCTACTAAAAAGGAAAACCAACCACCAGAATCTAAAGCATCTGATAGTTCACAAAAAAGTGATACACAAGTTCAAGCAATCCCCAAATCATCACAAAACCTTCAAGAAGCGTCACCAAATAACAACCATGTTTCATCAAATGCGGCAAGCGTATCAAAAGGCATGGAAAATGTATCAGAAAATCAAGTAAATAGCCAAGAACTCGCAAAAACGAGATCAAGAAGGAGTCTATCATTACAACAAAATCACCATACACCGAACCATAATGAATCATTATCTCAATTGTCAGAGACAATTGTTGAAAAAAACCCAGTAGAATCAAGTGATAAATTACCAGATAATGTAAGTGGGAAagcaaaaataattaaacgGAGTGTGCCACAAGACGAACCACAGAATCATGAAGAAACCACTGAAACAAACCCGTCAGATTCTCTACCATTAGAAAATTCGGAGAGTAAATCATCAAATATTGAAAGTATTATAGATTATtctgtaaatatttttcaaacatGTAGTTCACTATTTAATGATACCGTTAATAAGATTGAAGGTCATATACACGATATGGTAATATCTAATGTTGATGATATTGTTGATAAAATTACCAAATGCCaacaaattatacaaaaagtATGTTCTTCAATTGGGCAAATTCAAATAGTAAATGACCACCAAAATGGATCTGAAAAATCACAAAACGAAAAATTAGAACACTCAACATCAACAAAAACTACTGAAGAAACCACAGGATGCTTGGATGGTATATCATCAATGTTAGTGTCAGAGCCAGGAAGTAATGTAATGGAAttaaatggaaatataaacaaattggTGCCATTTAAATTTGGAGGATATAAAGTATCTATTATGGCACTCATGGTTGTTTCGATACCTATTGTTTTAGCAATTATGTATAAG tatttatattatggaTGGGGAAAAACCtcgaagaagaaaaaaatggtaaaaaaaattataaattcacataatggaaaaagaaaggtaaagaaaattataaatccAATTGATGGGAAAAGGACATTGAAGACAGTTATAAATCCAAttgatggaaaaaatacttcaaatataattataagcCCAATTAATGTGAAAAGGACTTTAAAGACAGTTATAAGTTCAattgatgaagaaaatactGAAAATGCAACTATAAGTCCAAACTGTGAAGAAACAAACGTAAAAACAACAATAAATTCAgattgtgaaaaaaaaacaacgaTAGTGATTATAAATTCATACGATGAAAAAGATGTAACGATACAAAGTGTAAAATCGTCTTCTCCCAAAACAACATCATTAAAAGGAtacaaacatatatttgcaAATCCTGCtccatttattaatttattttttttgttgattttttttgtttataaaagaaaatacaattttttatag
- a CDS encoding fam-b protein, whose amino-acid sequence MRVSILKYVLFSSTVCSFEYSQNELHYANERSIYLERNVINFRNNRILADVDNQFDLNNFYESTLDFLNEFNDYNDDDEEMACLLNMIGSHVNKNKENHTIFNLNNVDEETKNLIYELQKELEEVKKELDNIRNSELEIQSIQDKKITKKDEYNFVSEHEGIKQLGNEGAFLEIDDDNFEDKYYEIISSNIYKKLKINQKLIEAGRRCIMASLSYIVSCFMYVSAGWGYFSIMHIPYIGSILMKWYKFIKLELKRREYT is encoded by the exons ATGAGAGTcagtattttaaaatatgttttgttTTCTAGTACTGTTTGCTCTTTTGAATATTCCCAAAAT GAATTACACTATGCAAACGAGAGAAGCATATACCTTGAAAGGaatgtaataaattttagGAATAATAGGATATTAGCAGATGTAGACAATCAATtcgatttaaataatttttatgaatcaactttggattttttaaatgaatttaatGATTACAATGATGATGACGAAGAAATGGCATgtcttttaaatatgatagGTTCACATGTAAATAAgaataaagaaaatcaTACAATAttcaatttaaataatgtagATGAGGAAACGAAAAACTTAATATATGAACTTCAAAAAGAATTAGAAGAAGTAAAAAAAGAGCTTGATAATATAAGGAATAGTGAATTAGAAATACAATCGATacaagataaaaaaataacaaaaaaagatgaatataattttgtatcaGAACATGAAGGCATTAAACAATTGGGAAACGAAGGAGCTTTCTTGGAGATTGACGATGATAATTTTGaagataaatattatgaaattaTATCAAGCAACATTTataagaaattaaaaattaatcaaaaattaatagaAGCAGGACGAAGGTGCATCATGGCAAGTTTGTCATATATAGTATCTTGTTTTATGTATGTGAGCGCAGGATGGGGGTACTTTTCAATAATGCATATACCGTATATAGGCTCTATACTTATGAAATggtataaatttattaaattagaattaaaaagaagagaatatacataa